The sequence TGCTCTCAAACGAGTACCTGTTCTCGATGTATACCCTGGATAAGTGGAATCGGGAAGTGCAGCAGATCGGGTCCTCGGTTGGCGATTGGATGGAGGAAGGGTTCCAAATCGTGATAGACAGCCGTTTTTCCATGGATAAGCCGAAGTCTGTCCGACTAAACTTCCCGAAGGCGCCGGGAACGCCGGATCTGATCTTTAACCTTAGTCCGTAAACCGGCGCTGCTTGCTGTGGTGAGGCATTGATGCCGAAGTGAATGCTGCCATACCTGAGGCGAGGTAAGCCCATGCTCCCTGTAATCCGGATGCTGTCCGGATGCCGCTGGCGGGCTAGGGCTTTCCTTGCGTTTATAGGAACGCTTTTGATACAATATAAGTCTAGTGCCTACGGTCCTGAACGTATCATGAAGCGGCTGGATGCGGGGGCGACTTGTTTTAATATTCGGTTCAAGGAGTGATTGTCATGGGTAAAAAAGCAGACGGGAAAGTGCTCGCCCAGAACAAAAAAGCTTCCCATGATTATTTTATCGAAGACACCTACGAGGCGGGCATGGTGCTGACGGGAACGGAGATCAAATCGCTGCGCAATGGCCGCGCAAATATCGGGGATGCGTTCGCCACGATCCGCGGCGGCGAGATTTTTGTGCATAACATGCATATCAGTCCATTCGAGCAGGGCAACCGCGCCAATCCGGACGATCCGACACGCACGCGGAAGCTACTGCTGCATAAAGAACAGATCAGTAAGCTGCTCGGGCACTCCAAGCAGGAAGGGTACACGATAGTACCGCTGAAGGTCTACGTACGCAACGGCTACGCCAAGTTGCTTCTGGGCATCGGCAAAGGGAAGAAACAGTACGACAAACGCGACTCCGCCGCCAAACGCGACGCGCAGCGCGATATCCAGCGGGCATTGCGGGAGAAGCAGAAGGTCGCAAGATAAACGACAAATCTGGAGTTGGAACCTCGGGCGCGCTCTTGTTCAGGCAGCGTCGGTGGCAATCTTCGCCTAAGTTTCCTGCAAGATCTATGTGATTATGCTGCAAAATATGATATACTCTTTTATGTAAGACTTAATGCTTCAGATCTCTTTTCGCCTTATGGCGTGAAGGATAATGGATACGAATCGCTCTTGCCGGCGGTTCCCTTGATCCAGGAAGCCCTTTTAATGAGGGGCCGTTTTTGGATTCGACGGGGGTAGTTCGAGCATGAGTAGCGAGTAGTGGGGACGCGTCCGCTTCATCAACGCTAAAGCCAATTAAACGGCAAACAAAACAACAACTTAGCTTTCGCAGCTTAATAACCTGTGAGCTAGCTCCTACCTTCCATCGCCCATGTGGCGGGCTAGGGGCTCAATTTTAGTGGGATACGCCGCTTGGTCTCCGCCTGGGGTCAACGGAAGAAGATAATCAGGCTGACCCTTTCGAGATCCGGTGACGGGGAGCTTGATCGGGTGACATCAAATCTGTCACTACACTCGTAGAAGCTTATGTGGCGTTATCTTCGGACAGGGGTTCGACTCCCCTCGGCTCCATATGGAGTAAGTAAAGACACCTTTAGGGGTGTCTTTTTATTTTTGATGTAAGGGAAACAGGGGGATAAATTATCGGTTATGAGGTTCTGCGTATTTTTGTTGTCACATTTTTTCATTGGAGGTTCGTTCGTTAACCCGAATGAAGAATGATTGTTTTCATTAATAAATATTATTTCAACTCATGTCCCTCATGTTAGGTTATAGTTTAGTAAGCTCAATATTATTTGAACAAACTACACAAATAAGAAAGTATCTGGATAATCAGTTTACAAATATCTAGTAAAAACAAGGTGTTATTTTATTATAC is a genomic window of Paenibacillus durus ATCC 35681 containing:
- the smpB gene encoding SsrA-binding protein SmpB, which produces MGKKADGKVLAQNKKASHDYFIEDTYEAGMVLTGTEIKSLRNGRANIGDAFATIRGGEIFVHNMHISPFEQGNRANPDDPTRTRKLLLHKEQISKLLGHSKQEGYTIVPLKVYVRNGYAKLLLGIGKGKKQYDKRDSAAKRDAQRDIQRALREKQKVAR